One Candidatus Atelocyanobacterium thalassa isolate ALOHA genomic window, GAGTGGTTAATGGGGGCGGACTGTAAATCCGCTGGCTATGCCTACGCTGGTTCAAATCCAGCTCGGCCCACCTTTCGCCCGTGTGGCTCAGTGGTAGAGCACACCCTTGGTAAGGGTGAGGTCACGAGTTCAATCCTCGTCACGGGCTCTTATTTCATTAGATTAGTAAATAATAAGCACTCTGTAAAGAAATATATAGTATAAGTAAAGAGATTTTTTAAAATCTTGCATAATAGATGCTCTCTCTAAAAGCACTAAGAGTAGAGAAAATTATTTTGTTAACCAAGTATTAAATAATTTGAAACATAACTATTGATTTTTGGTCTATGTTTTAACAATAAATTAATGTAAGCTTAATTGAACATTTTTTATTTTGTAAAATATTTGTATTAATTAAATAAGGGTATTAATGTCTTCTACTACAAATAACAATGATAAAGAAAAGGCTTTAGACTTAGTCCTAAACCAAATTGAGCGAAACTTTGGGAAGGGTGCGATCATGCGTCTTGGAGATGCGGCTAAGATGAAAGTAGAAACAGTTTCTACTGGCGCCTTGACACTTGACTTAGCTTTGGGAGGAGGGTTGCCAAAGGGAAGAATAATAGAAATTTATGGACCTGAAAGTTCTGGTAAAACTACATTAACATTGCATGCTATTGCAGAAGTTCAAAAAGCTGGAGGAGTAGCTGCCTTTGTAGATGCAGAACATGCGCTAGATCCAAGCTATGCCTCTGTATTAGGTGTTGATATTGACAATCTTTTGGTAGCTCAACCTGATACGGGAGAATCAGGTTTAGAAATAGTCGATCAATTAGTTCGTTCCTCTGCTGTTGATATTATTGTTATAGATTCTGTTGCAGCGTTAGTTCCTCGAGCTGAAATAGAAGGAGAAATGGGAGACACTCAAGTTGGTTTACAAGCAAGATTGATGAGTAAAGCACTACGAAAAATTGCAGGTAATGTAGGTAGGTCTGGATGTCTAGTCGTTTTTCTGAATCAATTAAGGCAGAAAATTGGAGTTACTTATGGAAGTCCTGAAGTGACAACTGGTGGAACTGCACTTAAATTCTATGCATCAGTACGTTTAGATATTCGACGTATTCAAACTTTAAAGAAAGGAACTGAAGGTGAGTATGGAATTAGAGCTAAAGTAAAAGTAGCTAAAAACAAAGTTGCCCCACCATTTCGAATTGCCGAGTTTGATATTATTTTTGGTCAAGGAATTTCCAACATAGGGTGCATAATTGATTTAGCAGAACAAACTAATGTAATTAGTAGGAAAGGGGCATGGTATAGCTATAACGGAGACAATATTTCTCAAGGAAGAGATAATGCTGTTAAATATTTAGAAGAAAACTCTGAATTTACAAAAATTATTGAACAACAAGTTCGTGAAAAATTAGCTTTAGAATCTTTAGAAATAAATGCTTCTCCAGAAAATAATTAATGATAATATTTATGGTTTTCTTAATCAAGAATATCTGTTTATCATAAAATAACCTTATCTAAAATTATCTAGATTTCTTTATAATTAAAAGAACTGTGTTACCATCTTGGGTGGTCAATATATGAATAAGTTACTTCCAAAGATAGACAGTGAAAATCTGTAGAGGAGTTTACAGGAGTACTAAATATGGTAGATATACAGCAACCTCTAATCTTACATAAAAACACTTTTGATCCTATCCGCATGGGTGTAATTGGAGTGGGTAATATGGGGCAACATCACAGTAGAATTCTTAGCTTGTTAAAAGATGTGGAATTGGTTGGTGTTTCTGATGTTAGTGTAGAAAGAGGGATTGATATTGCTAGTAAATACCGAGTACGGTTCTTCGAGAACTATTTAGATCTACTTCCTCATATCGATGCAGTTTGTATAGCTGTGCCTACTAGATTACACCATTCTGTTGGAATAGATTGTTTAAATGCAGGAGTCCACACCCTAATAGAAAAACCTATTGCCGCAAATATCACTGAAGCTGAATCTTTAGTTAACGCAGCAGCAGATTCCAAAGGTATTCTACAAGTAGGTCATATTGAAAGATTTAATCCTGCTTTTCAAGAATTAAGCAAAGTATTAAAAACTGAAGAGGTTTTGGCCTTAGAGGCACATAGGATGAGTCCTTACTCTCAAAGAGCCAACGATGTTTCTGTAGTTCTTGACTTAATGATTCATGATATTGATTTATTATTAGAATTAGTCAATTCGACTGTTGTAAAATTAACAGCAAGCGGTAGTCGTAGATCTAATTCAGATCATTTAAACTATGTAACAGCAACTCTCGGTTTTGCAAATGGAATAGTAGCGACTT contains:
- the recA gene encoding recombinase RecA → MSSTTNNNDKEKALDLVLNQIERNFGKGAIMRLGDAAKMKVETVSTGALTLDLALGGGLPKGRIIEIYGPESSGKTTLTLHAIAEVQKAGGVAAFVDAEHALDPSYASVLGVDIDNLLVAQPDTGESGLEIVDQLVRSSAVDIIVIDSVAALVPRAEIEGEMGDTQVGLQARLMSKALRKIAGNVGRSGCLVVFLNQLRQKIGVTYGSPEVTTGGTALKFYASVRLDIRRIQTLKKGTEGEYGIRAKVKVAKNKVAPPFRIAEFDIIFGQGISNIGCIIDLAEQTNVISRKGAWYSYNGDNISQGRDNAVKYLEENSEFTKIIEQQVREKLALESLEINASPENN
- a CDS encoding Gfo/Idh/MocA family protein, with the protein product MVDIQQPLILHKNTFDPIRMGVIGVGNMGQHHSRILSLLKDVELVGVSDVSVERGIDIASKYRVRFFENYLDLLPHIDAVCIAVPTRLHHSVGIDCLNAGVHTLIEKPIAANITEAESLVNAAADSKGILQVGHIERFNPAFQELSKVLKTEEVLALEAHRMSPYSQRANDVSVVLDLMIHDIDLLLELVNSTVVKLTASGSRRSNSDHLNYVTATLGFANGIVATLTASKVTHCKIRRLAVHCENCLTEADFLNNDILIHRQTTANYSTEYGQVWYRQDGLIEKVHTTKVEPLHAELEHFVHCIRGGDQPSVGGVQALKALRLASSIEQMALDGKIWQQSDINYQYLNPLPTKSF